Genomic segment of Candidatus Zixiibacteriota bacterium:
TACTCGGCGACAATTTCGCCGAACCGCCTGGCAATTTGACGGTAGGCGGCAAGATTCTTTTTGGGTACCGCCAGCAGGTAAAGGTCCACATACCCTTTCATAAAGTGTCCTTTCATTTCTTTCGATTGTTCTCCGCAACCCGCGCCCGCACCAGCCTCTTCACCAGTGATGCCGGAAGAGGGCGGTCGGGCTGAAAGTGAATGGTGGCGGTGGTGGTGGAAAACTCCGTGATTTGCTTCTTATGAGCCGCCATAACCGATGGGCTCATCAGATGAAAACTGCAGTGGCTTTCCGTGGCTGAGAAAGCGACCAGCCCCCCGTTCTGTTTGAAAGTCGGCAGTCCATAACTGATCGCCTCGACCGCCTGGGGAACTGCGGCTTTGATTTTCTGGCGCAGGTCCTGCAGGGCCGCGCGATACGGCTCCGGAAGCCCCGCCAGATATTCATCAATATCTTTGGGCGGGGAACCTTTCTTAGAGCGCCACCGTGGTCGCACCTCTGTCATCTCATTCTCTCCAGTTCAAAACGATTTGATGCGCTTACAGAGGTTATTTCAGGCTCTCAGCCAGTTTGTCAAGCGACTCGCTCCATCCGGCGGAAGCCATCTCGCCCATCTCACCGGCCGGCAAACCGGAATGCACCAGGGTCATCCTGGTTTTGCCGTTCAGGTCTTCAAAAGTGACGGTAATCAGCATCTCCAGGGGGAAATCTTCCGCCATTCCATAGTGCGACGCAGGCACCACGTTTCCGTTTTCGTCTGCGAAGGAGTCGGTGCAGATAATTTTCTCAGGGAATTTGATTTCTTTGTAGGTGCCGGTGGACCAGTATTCCCGGCCTTCCTGGTCACGCATGCATCCCAGAAATTTACCTCCGACCCGCAGGTCGATTTTGATTACCGGAGCGGTGAAATTCTTAGGACCCCACCACTTCTTCATTCGTTCCGGCTCCGTCCAGGCTTTAAAAACCAGCTCGCGCGGAGCATCAAAGATTCGCGTAATCACAAGGTCCCTCGTTTTTGTCTTGGCGCCCGGGGTGCTGCTCTTCGCCATAATTCAACCTTTCTGTGAGTTAATCGGATTGTTTTCCAGAAACTGCCTAAGTCTCGCCAGATGCTGCTCCAAGCCCTCGACAGCGCCATACTCTCTGGCGACACGGTCGCGCTCGGAAACGGAGGCAAACTCCATTCTTACTGTCAGGCGCGTCCGGCCTTCTTCATCTTCAAATGTAATAGTCGCCCGGAATTCACCATGTGGAATATCATCTTTTCCGCCGCTGTTTATATAGACAATACGTTCCGGCTTGAC
This window contains:
- a CDS encoding DUF1801 domain-containing protein produces the protein MTEVRPRWRSKKGSPPKDIDEYLAGLPEPYRAALQDLRQKIKAAVPQAVEAISYGLPTFKQNGGLVAFSATESHCSFHLMSPSVMAAHKKQITEFSTTTATIHFQPDRPLPASLVKRLVRARVAENNRKK
- a CDS encoding SRPBCC domain-containing protein; protein product: MAKSSTPGAKTKTRDLVITRIFDAPRELVFKAWTEPERMKKWWGPKNFTAPVIKIDLRVGGKFLGCMRDQEGREYWSTGTYKEIKFPEKIICTDSFADENGNVVPASHYGMAEDFPLEMLITVTFEDLNGKTRMTLVHSGLPAGEMGEMASAGWSESLDKLAESLK
- a CDS encoding SRPBCC family protein, with amino-acid sequence MSTKSDTKSGAAGREIVATRIFDAPRELVWEAWTDPDKITRWWGPNGFTTTTVEIDVRPGGIWKHIMHGPDGTDYPNLTRYVELVKPERIVYINSGGKDDIPHGEFRATITFEDEEGRTRLTVRMEFASVSERDRVAREYGAVEGLEQHLARLRQFLENNPINSQKG